In a genomic window of Desulfovibrio sp. JC022:
- the glgB gene encoding 1,4-alpha-glucan branching protein GlgB: MPETLPVYIAPFDLFLFGKGEHWDLYRILGAHFDLQEGQEGYRFAVWAPNAREVFVTGDFNGWDNRGNTLMPVGVSGIWAGFIPGVKPGQMYKYHVVQSDGHEVTKTDPLAFRTEMRPGHAAVTWGLDNYEWQDEEWMAERRKAGLPLDKPVSVYEVHLGSWRREGWDYRTYRQLVEELIPYAKDMGFTHIELMPIAEHPLDESWGYQTTHYYSPTSRHGSPDDLRYFIDQCHQAGLGVILDWVPGHFPKDDWGLGRFDGTALYEHADARKGEHPDWGTYIFNFGRHEVCNFLLANALYWLKEFHIDGLRIDAVASMLYLDYSRREGEWIPNEHGSNENIEAIELLKKLNTVVHEQFPGAMMIAEESTSWPGVSRPVYTGGLGFTFKWNMGWMNDTLDYIEKSPIHRSFHHNKLTFSMVYAFSENFFLPLSHDEVVHGKGALLSKMPGDMWQQMANLRLLFSYQWAHPGKNLLFMGCEFGQWNEWNCRQELDWTLLGFPSHQGLRNTVIDLNRVMHENPAMYKHDTDWSGFEWVDFNDYKSSTISFLRKSEGESPVLWVFNFTPVVRSGYCLGCPQDGKWEEIFNSDSELYGGSNMGNVGKVNARKAGDLGAFPYYLELTLPPLAAIALRPEQA; encoded by the coding sequence TCAAGAAGGTCAGGAAGGCTACCGTTTTGCCGTTTGGGCACCCAATGCCCGTGAAGTTTTTGTTACCGGGGATTTTAACGGCTGGGATAACCGGGGCAACACGCTCATGCCCGTGGGTGTCTCCGGTATCTGGGCTGGTTTTATTCCCGGCGTGAAGCCCGGACAGATGTACAAATACCATGTAGTCCAGAGTGACGGACATGAAGTCACCAAAACCGATCCTCTTGCTTTTCGCACCGAGATGCGTCCCGGGCATGCGGCGGTCACATGGGGCCTTGATAATTACGAATGGCAGGATGAAGAGTGGATGGCTGAGCGTCGCAAAGCCGGATTGCCGCTGGATAAACCTGTTTCCGTTTATGAAGTTCATCTTGGTTCATGGCGCAGGGAAGGCTGGGATTACCGGACCTACCGTCAGCTTGTGGAAGAACTGATTCCTTACGCCAAGGATATGGGGTTCACCCACATCGAGTTGATGCCCATTGCCGAGCATCCCCTTGATGAATCCTGGGGCTATCAGACTACCCATTATTATTCGCCAACTTCACGGCACGGCAGTCCCGATGATCTTCGCTATTTCATAGATCAGTGCCATCAGGCCGGACTGGGGGTCATCCTCGATTGGGTTCCGGGGCATTTTCCCAAGGATGATTGGGGGCTGGGCCGTTTTGACGGCACTGCTCTCTACGAGCATGCCGATGCCCGCAAAGGAGAGCATCCGGACTGGGGAACTTATATTTTCAATTTCGGGCGGCACGAGGTCTGCAACTTTCTGCTGGCTAATGCCCTTTACTGGCTCAAGGAATTTCATATTGACGGGCTGCGCATAGATGCGGTGGCTTCTATGCTGTATCTCGATTATTCGCGTCGTGAAGGGGAGTGGATTCCCAACGAGCATGGCAGCAACGAGAATATCGAGGCTATTGAGCTGCTCAAGAAGCTCAACACTGTTGTTCATGAACAATTCCCCGGTGCCATGATGATTGCTGAGGAGTCCACTTCGTGGCCCGGCGTGTCCCGCCCGGTTTACACCGGTGGGCTTGGTTTTACCTTTAAGTGGAACATGGGCTGGATGAACGACACTCTTGATTATATAGAAAAGAGTCCCATTCATCGTTCGTTTCACCACAATAAGCTGACCTTCTCCATGGTTTATGCTTTCAGTGAGAATTTTTTCCTGCCCCTTTCTCATGATGAAGTGGTGCATGGAAAAGGCGCGTTGCTTTCCAAAATGCCCGGTGACATGTGGCAGCAGATGGCTAATCTGCGGTTGCTTTTTTCTTATCAATGGGCGCATCCGGGCAAGAATTTGCTTTTTATGGGTTGTGAGTTCGGGCAGTGGAATGAGTGGAATTGCCGTCAGGAATTGGATTGGACTTTGCTCGGCTTTCCTTCCCATCAGGGTTTGCGCAACACGGTAATCGATCTTAACCGGGTTATGCATGAGAACCCGGCTATGTACAAACATGATACCGATTGGTCCGGTTTCGAGTGGGTTGATTTTAATGACTATAAATCTTCTACCATAAGTTTTCTGCGTAAGAGTGAAGGGGAGAGTCCGGTACTTTGGGTATTCAACTTTACCCCGGTTGTTCGCAGCGGATATTGTCTCGGTTGTCCGCAAGATGGAAAATGGGAAGAAATTTTTAATTCTGATTCTGAGCTTTATGGCGGTTCAAATATGGGCAATGTAGGTAAGGTCAATGCCCGCAAAGCCGGGGATCTGGGCGCGTTTCCCTATTATCTGGAATTGACCCTGCCGCCGCTGGCCGCTATTGCACTTCGCCCCGAGCAGGCGTAG